GCGGGCTGATGGTGGGCGAGCTGGGAGTCGGAGCCTGCTACCTGATCGACGCCGTGACGTTCGCCGCCGCGTTCTACGGTGCCTTCGGCCTGCCGAAGATGACTCCCGGAGACGAGCCGGCGCGCCCCGGCCTGCGGGGGGTGCTGGACGGCCTCGTTTTCCTGGGACGCACCCCCGTCATTCGCGGGGCCCTGCTCACCGACCTGGCCGCCACCGTGCTGTCGATGCCCATCAGTCTGTTTCCCCTGATCAACGCCGAACGGTTCGGCGGCAACCCGCGCACCCTCGGGCTGTTCCTCACCGCGGTCGCCGTCGGGGGCGTAGCGGCGTCACTGTTCTCCGGAACCTTCACCCGGTTCCCCCGCCCCGGCCTGGTGATGCTCGGCGGTTCCGCCACCTGGGGCGCGGCGCTGACGTTGTTCGGCACGGCATCCAACCGATGGGTCGGACTGGCCTTCCTCGTCGTGGCCGGCGCGGCGGACACCGTCTCAGTGGTCTCGCGGAGCACCGTCGTCCAGATGAACACGCCGAGCGATCTGCTCGGCCGCGTCAGCGCGGCCGAACAGATCGTGGGGCAAGCAGGGCCCGACATCGGCAACATGCGAGGGGGCCTCGTGGCGGATGTCTCGTCAGGAGCGGTGGCCCTCGTCAGCGGCGGCCTGCTCTGCCTCGGTGCCGTGGCTTTCGTGGGCATCACGACGCCGGACCTGCGCCGTTCCACCCCGTCCGCCTCGGCCCGTACGGCGACCGCCAGTCCATGAGCCCGGACCGGCGGCGCGCCGGGGGTCATCCGCAGGCGGCCGTCAGTGCGGCGGTGAACTCCCATGCCAGTTCGCTGATCACGAGGTTCGTTCCCAGCTCAGAGAGTTCTATCCGGCGATCCTCGCCGCGTTCGCCCAGCACGAGCAAGGACTGTGCTCGAGGGAAGCCCGCAGCATCCTGGCCGCGGCGCCGACCCCGACATCGGCTGCGAAGCTCACACGGCAACGCCTGCAGTCGCTGCTCAAGCAGGCCGGCCGCGTCCGCGGCATCCAGGCCGAAGCCGAAAGGCTCCACGAGGTCTTCAAACGCGACTACCTCCACCAGCTCCCGCCGGTCGAAGCGGCTCTGGGACATCAGACTTCCGCTCTGCTCAGGGAGCTGAACACCCGCCCGCGACAACGCCGACCAGCTCGAAGAGGCCGTCACGCAGACCTTCGAAGAGCATCCGGACGCGCCGGTCATCCGCAGCTTTCCGGGTCTCGCCGCACTGACCGGCGCCCGGGTACTGGCGGAGATCGGCGACGACCGGACCCGCTTCGCCACTGCCGGATCCCTCAAGGCCTACGCGGGAAGCGCCCCGATCACCAGGGCCAGCGGCAAGAGCTGCAAGGTCATGAGCCGGAAGGTCAAGAACCAGAGACTGGCCGCCGTCGGCTACGTCTGGGCCTTCAACTCTCTCACCAGGTCACCAGGAGCCAGAGCCCACTACGATCGCCGAAGGGCTGCCGGTGACCGCCACATCGCAGCACAGCGGAACCTCTTCAACCGCTTCATGGGCATGCTGTTCCACTGCCTCCAGAACGGCCACACCCACGACGAAGCAGCCGCCTTCCCACAGGCCTCAGCAGCAATCAGAGCAGCGGCGGCTTGACGCTTATCCGCGTGGGATGTCTTGTCAGCGAGGACCAGGTCTGGCCTGGTGCGGGGTCGCCCTCGTCGACGTGGAACTCGCAGGCGGGCCATCACGTGCAGGAAGCGGGCGCGTCGCCGGCTTGTCCGGCCGCGAGATAGAAGGCCAGAGGCCGACAGCGGGCATCGGAGGCGAGATGGATCTTCGTGCGCCGAAGTCCTGCGCGATGCCGCGCAGGTCCGAGGCGTAGCCCTGGCCGATGGCGCGGAACTTCCACTCCGCGCCGTTGCGGTACAGCTCGCCTAAGACCATCGCGGTCTCCGTCGAGGTGTCCTCACTCAGGTCGCAGCGCGAGCTCCTGGCCGTCGGCCTGGTTGACCTCGCGGATGAAGGCTGCTCCGGTGATGGAGCTCGCGTCCCAGGTCAGCTCTTGATGTCACGGTCCTCGAAGATGAAGTCGAGGAAGATCAGGAGTAGGAACATGTCTCCGAGGGCGGCAATCGACGGACGCGCCGGTTACGAATTACTGGTCCGTGTCCTTCACGGGGTGCATTGTGTGCAGACCCTCGCCCGGTCGCACCCTGCCCGGGCATGCCTGTAGATTCGCCGGATATGCACTATATGTAACCAAAGGTGACGTATAGTGGGGAGGTGTGCGCCGACCCTGTCCGATGTCTGTGGGAGTGCCATGTCCGCCACGTCCATGCTGCTGATCAAAGGAACCTTCCGGGCGGCGTTCTCCGCACCGGATGGTGACACCATCCTCTTCCTCCCGGACAACGTGGCTGACTGGAAGCTCGTGCCCGGGGTTAACAGGGTCTTGCCGAAGGGCGACGGCCGCGCCCCGATCCGGCTGGAAGCCATCGACGCGCTGGAGACCCACTAC
The Streptomyces sp. NBC_01296 DNA segment above includes these coding regions:
- a CDS encoding MFS transporter, which codes for MGLKGALIDVAPLRSSPPFRRLWIGQTLSGFGSQMTLIAVMFQVWQMTKSPAWTGAVGLAQAVPLVVLGLFAGSLVDRVDRRKFYLLMTSGQAACSLLLALQAFFGHAPAAAVLGLVALQSCFVAGSGPTSRTFIPHLLAKEQLAAGLALSRIAFQGAMLLGPVLGGLMVGELGVGACYLIDAVTFAAAFYGAFGLPKMTPGDEPARPGLRGVLDGLVFLGRTPVIRGALLTDLAATVLSMPISLFPLINAERFGGNPRTLGLFLTAVAVGGVAASLFSGTFTRFPRPGLVMLGGSATWGAALTLFGTASNRWVGLAFLVVAGAADTVSVVSRSTVVQMNTPSDLLGRVSAAEQIVGQAGPDIGNMRGGLVADVSSGAVALVSGGLLCLGAVAFVGITTPDLRRSTPSASARTATASP
- a CDS encoding transposase encodes the protein MGDDRTRFATAGSLKAYAGSAPITRASGKSCKVMSRKVKNQRLAAVGYVWAFNSLTRSPGARAHYDRRRAAGDRHIAAQRNLFNRFMGMLFHCLQNGHTHDEAAAFPQASAAIRAAAA